The proteins below are encoded in one region of Haladaptatus sp. R4:
- the secF gene encoding protein translocase subunit SecF — MVEFQVPEVDYTRYSNRQLAGVPLAILVLALLVLAGWYMATGAPVTPGIDFTGGTEMRIQTTASQHHIETSFDSQVASVTPSASQNNVYLVSFQSTDTNSLTNQAQSNGYEVLSVQSTSANFGAGAQQLALYGIVAAFVGMSIIVFLMFRSFVPSIAVVISAFGDIVIPLALMDVFGIKLSLGTVAALLMLIGYSVDSDILLNNHVLRRSGDFYESTYRAMRTGVTMTVTSLAAMVVMTLVSAFFQIGLLTSIGVILVMGLATDLMNTYMLNLSLLRWYKYEGVAR; from the coding sequence ATGGTAGAGTTTCAAGTACCGGAGGTCGATTACACCCGGTACTCGAATCGGCAATTAGCGGGGGTTCCCCTCGCCATTCTCGTGCTGGCGTTGCTTGTCCTCGCCGGTTGGTACATGGCAACCGGCGCACCAGTGACGCCCGGCATCGATTTTACAGGCGGAACGGAAATGAGAATTCAGACGACCGCGTCCCAACATCACATCGAGACGTCGTTCGATTCTCAGGTCGCGTCGGTGACGCCGTCGGCATCGCAAAACAACGTGTACCTCGTTTCGTTCCAAAGTACTGATACGAACTCGCTGACGAATCAGGCACAGAGTAACGGATACGAGGTACTCTCGGTGCAGAGTACGTCCGCGAACTTCGGAGCGGGTGCCCAGCAGCTCGCGCTGTACGGTATCGTCGCGGCGTTCGTGGGGATGAGCATCATCGTCTTCCTGATGTTTCGCTCGTTCGTCCCCTCCATCGCCGTCGTCATCTCCGCGTTCGGCGACATCGTGATTCCGCTCGCGTTGATGGACGTGTTCGGCATCAAGCTTTCACTAGGTACCGTCGCCGCGCTCCTGATGCTCATCGGTTACAGCGTGGACTCGGATATCCTGCTCAACAATCACGTCCTCCGGCGCTCGGGTGACTTCTACGAGAGCACCTATCGCGCGATGCGGACCGGTGTGACGATGACTGTCACCTCGCTTGCCGCGATGGTCGTGATGACCCTCGTGTCCGCCTTCTTCCAAATCGGGCTTCTCACGTCCATCGGCGTGATTCTCGTGATGGGACTGGCGACCGACCTCATGAACACCTACATGCTCAACTTGAGCCTCCTTCGCTGGTACAAATACGAAGGGGTGGCGCGATGA